The window TAAACTGTATTCCGAAGGTAAGACCGATCACAAAACAAATGAGCATGAGCCAGCGGTGACTCCGAGGGTCGTCCAAGTTGTCCGTCCATTTAAGTCCCAGCCAAAGCAACAATGCCATGATCAAGCTTGCCATGGCGTACACTTCCGTTTCCACGGCATTGAACCAAAAACTATCTGAAAAGGTGAAGGCCAGTGCACCGACCAATCCGCTCCCTAAAATGGCAATGGCCTTGCTGTTGGTGATTTCAGCTTTTTTACCGACCAATTTGCCCGCTAGGTTAGTAATGGTCCAAAAGGTGAACAATACCGCAAAGGCACTGGAAACTATGGATACTGCATTGACCATGAGCGCAATCTTGGTTTCATCGCCAAAGGCGAACATGGCAAAGAAAGCGCCGATCATTTGCAACAATGGAGCTCCCGGTGGGTGCCCAACCTGCAATTTTGCGGAGGTGGAAATATATTCCCCTGCATCCCAAAAACTTCCTGTGGGTTCTACCGTTAGGGCATACACAATAAAGGCTATGGCGAAGGAAACCCACCCAAGGATGGTATCCCATTTTTTGAAGTCTTTTGCAAACATAGTAGTTGGTTGTTAACCGAATTGTGGCGAATTTAGTAAATCTCGAACAGAAGCCTAGCCCTTTTTGGAAAACCTTTAACACGGGAAAGGGATAAAAATCGCGTGTATTCTTTTCAAAAATATTTGTTGATACCAAAGTTTGTTTTAAATTTGCACGCTCAAAAGCTGATAGCATTTAGCTTTTATGGTACTGGCCTATGGTGTAATTGGTAACACAGCTGATTTTGGTTCAGTCGTTCAAGGTTCGAGTCCTTGTAGGCCAACGAAAAAGCCCCGCAAATGAAAGTTTGCGGGGCTTTTCTTTTGGGTGATACCCTTATTGACTATTCGCTATCGAAAAGCTCATCGATTTTGGCGATGGCATTTTCGTAGTGATACTTCGTCATCGTATTTACGTTTGCGTTTTTGGCCCTGTTCAGGGTCCTTTTTAGCGTAGTCAGTTCTCCGCGTACCAATGTTCGTACATCGGAAGTTTCCACATTATAATTGGAAGCATCGTTATCCGTGAGCAAATCCGCCATATAGTCCAAATAGGTGTTCTGTAAATTTCTACGGTACAGTTCTACATTCCTGCTTCGATAGGCTTCGCTCCAAAGCCCTTTTCGCAAATCGCTCAACATTTCGTAGGCGCTGTAATTGTCGTCTTGGGTCGTTTCGGAATTGATTAACCTGCCCAAGGTTTCCAATCCCATCAACTGGTTGAGTTGCGAAGATTGTACTCTTCTCACATTTTCAAAGTACGCGGTATGGTCAATGTTCTGCAATACCGAAGTGTCCAAAAGCCATTCTGGGGTTTCAAAAATATTTTTGTGCAACCATTCCATCGATTTGCGCTGTTCCTTTGCGCTCAGGGCGGTATAGACCGTACCCTCTTGTTGCGGTGTCTTGATATTTTCATACACACCACCCACGTTGCGGGCCACATGCCGCACATATCGATTGAAAACTCCTAAAAGTTCCCCATAAAGTTCCTCCAAATCATCATAATCGTTGGTTTGGTCCGAGGTCCAGGAAGGAAGCTGGGTCATCACATATTTTAAATTTTTGATGCCGTAGGTACTCGCTTTTATGGGGTCGTCACCGATGCACTCCGTTTGCGACTGCGGATCAAAATAGCTGGACTGACGGCCATACTTGAACTTGGGGTCGTCCGCCTTTTCCAAAATCCATTGGTTCAAGGTTGCCTTTTCATCTTCAGGTTCTTGGATATTGGGCAGCCATCTGTATCCCCAGTTAACAGCGTAGTGATCATAGGGACCCATTTGGCGAATGAAACGGATATTTTCATCACCGGGCTGTGCCACATAATTGTACCGGGCGTAATCCATGATACTTGCTGCGATACCGTTCTTTTGTGTAAAACTACCGCTGCGAAGCGAGTCCACGGGATAGGCATAGCTGGCCGCCATATTGTGCGGAAAACCCAATGCATGCCCCACTTCGTGGGCAATGACCATTCGCATCATTTCACCGATTTCCTCATCTGGCGTGTCCAAGGTGCGTGCGGAGGGGTTGGCGGCACCTGTCTCCAATAAATATCGGTTACGATAGCTGCGCAAGTGGTTGTGGTACCATATAATATCACTTTCAATAATTTCGCCACTTCTAGGGTCGGATACGCTGGGGCCAACCGCATTTCGCGTGGTGCTTGCCACATAACGTACCACGGAATAACGGATGTCCTCTGGGCTAAACTCTGGGTCTTCCTCTGGGGTCGGGGCATCCTTGGCGATGATCGCATTTTTGAATCCGGCCGTTTCAAACGGCTTTTGCCAGTCTTCAATACCTTGCTTAATGTATTTTTGCAGGTTTTCGGGGGTTCCCGGGTCCAAATAGTAAACGATGGGTTTTACAGGTTCAACCAACTCGCCCCTAGCGTAGGCCTCGGGGTCCATGGGCTCCAATCGCCAACGGCGGATATACCTTTTTTGGTCGGCCTTCAATTTAGGGCTTCCATAATCGATTTGTGATACGGTGAAGAAACCTACCCTAGGGTCGTTTAACCTGGGTGTCATCGGTTCTTCGGGCAACAAAATCATGGATTGGTTCATTTGCAGGCTGATGGAGCCCGTGTCCGAAAAAGAAGGTGGTTCCGAAGCATCGTAAGTGAAGTCCTGTTTTACCTCTATGTTCTCTGGAAAACTTTTGATGCTGTTGATGAAACTACGGGATTGGTCCAACTTTTTGACCTTGTAACGTTGTCTTAACCGTGACGATAAACCACTGATGGCTGCCACATCGGTGGTGAAGAGTTTATCCACCTGAATGACCGCGGCGGTAGAATCGGCATTAAATGCCTTGATGTCAAAAGCGAACAAAATCGGTTCAAAGTTGTTCACCTTTACGGAATTGCTAATGGCCTTAGTGCTGTCCGCGATGTTGGTGTACGATTTGACCCTAAGTAAGATCTTATTTTGGTAGCGTTGCCAGTGGACCACTTGTTCGTTGGTCTTGGAGCCGGCATTTACATAGCCTCCCCCGAGGTTGTCGGGAATCTGGGCTATCCGGCTTACCCAAAGCATGTCCTTTTCCAAGAGATCGAAGGGAATTTCGTAAAAATAATCCTGTTCCATTTGGTGTACCTTGAACAGGCCGTCGTCGGTCACCGCATCTTCCGTGATGACATCACCGTATTTTTTGATGCCGTTTTTGTCTTTTTTAGGTTTTTCTGCGGTGGCTTCCTTTTTGTTTTTGTTCTTTTTCTTGCCAAAAAGTTGTGCTTGGGCGTTATGCGTCAATACAAGCGAAAAGAGTCCAAAAATCAGGAGTTTTTTAATCATGGTCGGTTTCAATTTAAATTCCAAAAGGGACAAAGTAGGAAAAAGTAGGCGAACCTATTTTCTTTTTATGAAACATTAACAAGTACTGTCCGCAAACGTCTTTGCGAATTCAATTGAAGCCCGAGTTAAATCACAAATAGCTTAAAGGAAATATGGTAGTGCTGAAACGAAAAGTACTCGGCTACCTAGACGCACTGTTTGTCCGAACTGGGGATGGGCCTATAGGTGTAATACTGGAGCACTTCTTCCAAAGCCATTTTAAGCGCCTTGTTTATAGGCATCACTTTGGTTCCCAGTTGAAAATCTATTTGTCCCAATTGCATGTAGTAGTCCGTAAAAACAGGCACGTACATCCCTTCTGAAATGGCCTTTTGGGTGGCCAAGTAATTTTCCTCCTGATTTTCCTTGATGACCTTGCAGGTAGCCAACCGTAGGTTTCCGTGCTTGTCGCGGTTGGCCGCATAGCCGAACAATCTGCAGATAAGCCCCCTATGACGGTAACTGCCGCAATGACCCTTTCCGATGATGGAGACCGGATTGAGGATAAAACAGGTCGCTCCGGGATTTTCGGTCAAACTGATCAAGGCATCTTCCGCCTTGCCGGATAAAAATAGATGGAAGGCCCAAGGCAAAAACTCCAAGGGCGAAGCATCGATATTGGGGTAGGTACAACATTTTCCACAACCCGAAACACAACCAATTCCCGAATTTTTTTGGAATTGTTCGGTTTCTTTCTCCAATTGATCGAACAACCGTTCGACCGATCGGACTTTCTGTTCCAGTGTCATTTTGCGGCACCGAAATTATATCATATTTCGATACGCGGTAAAAATATTTTTTAAAAAATCAAAGGCTGAAAATCAGGTCTAAAAAATGCCATTGTTGTGGGCAAAAAGTTCAACCACTTCCTGTCTTCCTTCGAGTTCCATTTTTCCCAAGGATGTAAATGTAAGTGCATCTGATTTTGGCAGTTCCCCCACAAGGTCGCCAGAAACCAAAAGGTCCTGCTCAAGGGATTTGCACAACTTTTGGATGCGTGCAGTAACGTTAAGTACATCACCAGTAAAGAAAATTTCCTTTTTAAGCGCGCCGATTTCACCCGTGGTCACTTTTCCCAAATGTAGGCCTGCCCGGAAAGATGGCACCATACCATAAGTAGTGCTAAAATAATCCGATTTTTGTTGCAGACTGAGCTTCATGGCGATGAAACAGCGGATGCAGTTTTGGTTGTGCAATCCATCCTTTTCCTTCCATGTGATTACGATTTCATCGCCCACATATTGGTACACTTCGCCTCTGAATTGGATAATGGCATCTGACAGTTGGTTATAATAATCGCTCAAAAACCGGAAATAGGCTTTGTGTCCTAATTGCTCTGCAAGCGAGGTGGAGGATTTCATATCCAAAAACATAAAAACTCTGGATTCCTCCTTGGGCTTATGGTATTTTCCGGAGAAAAAATTGAGCAATACATTATGGCCAAGGTGTTCGCTGATTCCAGCATAAATGAGGGATACAAAAATGCTGAAGGACAAGGATACCATGGTGCTCAGAAAGGTGGTGCTGGAGATGTAGTTGGCAAATTTTTCCCAGACTTGATGGTCCAGGAGGGAGCTATTGGACTCGATACTGGCGGCAATGGGGAAGGTAATCAAGTTGATGAGCAACATGAACAAAATGTAGAATCCCATTTTATACAGGATTTTTTGTCCGAAGCTTTTGGATTTGAACCGTTTGCCCATCCAAAGTACTTCTACCGAACCCATCAAAATGCCAACCAGAAATACAGCCAAGGAAGCGAAGAGCAAAATGCTCCATGTTACGGTGATGTCGGTTTCAGGGCGTTGGTTCTCGTAGCCTGTGGCCATGGATTCTATGAGCAGGATAAACCAGCTCAGGACCAGCCAAATGATGCCAAAGGGCAAAATGCGCTTTAGGTGATGAAGGGTTTTCGGGTTTCGAAAGACATCCATCCGCTAAAGATAAGATGATTTTGGATTCCTAGTTCTTGTTTACCCGATAGGTAACGCCCCTGTTAGTGATCACTCTCCCCGCTTTCATGGTCAAGGTGGCCTCGTCGGAGGTCAACGGAGTACAACTCCCACTACTGTTGGAAACAAGTACCCTAAACAGGTATCCATCTTTATTGCTGTCGGGTGAAAGCACCGTTAATGTGGCCGTTTGGGTGCCCGAGTATTCGGACCCATCAATGATAGGTGCAAAGTTGCTTCCGCCGTCGGTGCTCACTTCCCATTGATAGGTGTCCACATTGCTCGCGGATACGGTGAAGCTACCATTGTTTCCAATGACCACGGTCTGGTTGGTGGGTTGGGTGTCGATTGTGAAAGGAGCAACAGTAATGGTTTGTTCCACGTCGAGGGAGTTGCCCGCTGCGTCGGTAATGCGATATGTTCTTGTGATGGTCTCTGGGTTGCTTCCGCCATCACTAACGTCACTTACGAAGGTAACCGTTGGATTTGGGTCGCAATTGTCCGCTTCATCGGTAATCAGATTGATATCAGACGTTGGAATGTCATCCGTACAATGTACCGTTACAGGTGCTGGGGCGCTGGCTGTAGGGGCAACAGATTCTACGGTAATGGTCGTGGTGGCGGCAAGGTCCGGGTAAGGCGGATCTCCGGGCATTCCTCCATATTCCACTAAGTAACCTTTAGGTTGATACACCCCACTATTGGCACCTGTATTGGAAAGGTCGTTCCAGGATCCAGGGAGTCCCACACCCGGTGCTGTAATATGTGCATAATCTTCATTTCCTGAGTTGTTGGGCTCTCCAGAGTTCCAGAATTCATAACTAAACGCGGTTCCGCCTGCGCCGCCTCTCCAGAATAACGTGCCTGCTTCAGGGCCTGTTACCCAATACCAATCGCCTTCGAGGGCAGCGTCACTGGCTCCAATCCATCCTGCCCCTGGAGCTTGCGATCCCAAAAGGTCGGATTCGTCCTGAACGGAAATAGTCGCCAAATAGCCCTGAAGTCCGTAAAACGTGCGTAATGCTGCTGCATCCCTGGCAGCAGTCCAAGTAATGCCCTCGGAGGGTATGTACTCATAATAATGGCCTGTAGATTCCAGATAATTGGCTTCGTTCATCACTATGGAGAAAGTTCTTGTTTCACCAGCGGTTACGGTTGCAGTCGTTTCAAACACCACTGCACTGATGGCCGCCTCAAATTCGGCCAAAGTTGCGGGTCCGTTGAGCAAAAGCCTTCCTTCGGAGGTGTCCCAAGTGGCTGAAATGTTCGGATGGGTGCCCGTTAGACTAAGGACATCCCCCGAAACATCGTAGTTCGAGGTCACTTGAACATATACTGCATCCAAGGTGCTGCTGTCCGGGTCAGTGATTTCCACGCTTTCAACCACAGGAATGGTGTCGCCTGGGCAAAAGGTTTGATTTCCAGTAGCGGTGATGGATGGAGGTTCGTTGTCATCAAAGGTATCGTCCCTAAAGTCCAAATCGCCCCCTGAGGCAACATCCCCATCGGAATCTGGTAGTAATATTGAGCCTCCATTGGTGTTCAAAGGGTTATCAATGGTACCTCCTGGATCATCGTATCCTGTGGTGGTATCTGTCGCATTATCGAGTCCATCACCGTCGCTATCGGAACCGGCTAAAGTCAGGGTTGCTTCGGTAGTGTCTGGTGTACCATCATTATCACTGTCGGTGTCCATAAAGTCGGGTGTGCCGTCCCCATCTGTATCCACTGGGGAAAGCCCGCTTCCCTCGTAGGCGTTATCGAGACCATTGCCATTGGAGTCACTGCCCGAAGGAGCTGTATAGGCCAAAGATGTTTGGGCTTCCAAATTATCGGGAATCCCATCACCGTCACTGTCCAAGTCTTGGTAGTTAGGGATTCCATCGCCATCGGTATCCACGGTGGTGCAATCCACCGAACCGCCATAACTGGCGCCATAGACCCGGGCACCGACCTGCCAAGCAATTACCTTTATATATTGTAAACTAGTTCCGTTTACGGTAAAGGTGACTTCACGAATGGAGCCTGGGGTAGTGCCATTGGCACCGGCCAGCCAGCCGTCATTTCCTCCACCTGCCGAAGAGCGTTGTATTTGCATATCAGTGCTGGACACTGCCGGGTCTGCCCCAAGAAAAACGCTTACGGAAGTTCCGACCGGAACAGGTTGGGCAAATTGTAAGAGTATTTCGGATTGTCCTTGGTAGGTAGAAACCGCATTGGCGGCAAAGGAAGTGCCAGGGTTACCTTCGGCATTGGACGGATTGGTAAAGAATTGCAGATTGGTGGCGTTTTGCACAAAATTTCCGCTGGCGCCTCCACATTCGTCAATATCCAAGATGCCATCGTTGTCATCATCCACATCGGCAACATCATCCACACCATCGCCATCGAGGTCCGCACTGCCAACACTACAAGTGGAATACAGTTTGGAAAATGGGATGTTTTGCTTGGAAATGGATGGTCCTTGATACTGAACGGTAAGCGTCTCGCCACCGCTATTTTCAAAAAATAGGACGGTAATATCGTGCAGTCCTGCGGTTAAGGAAATAGTGCCCGACCGTTCCTGTGATCCATGAAGTCCATCATTGTCCACCACTTCTGTTCCGTTGATGTAGAGTTTGGAGCCATCATCCGAAGTGGTGAAAAACGTATAAGTTCCGGGTGTATCTATTTGGATAAAGCCGCTATACCGAATACTAAAAGTGTTGTTGTCGCCAGGGTCTTCTTGGTTTTGGAGGGCGTCCACATCAAAACTGGTATAGGTGCCCGAGCCCAAGAAACCTGAGGTGGGAATATTATCAACTGTGTTGCCAGAGGGAGTGCTATCGTAAAACTCGAAGTCAACTTCACCGTTGCATATTCCAGAAGTGCCTTCCACGAGAACATTGTCAATAAAGTATTGTTCGTCGTTATTGTCATTGTCCATCCGTACCCTAACTTCCAAATCGGAGTTTCCTGTGACAGGTATGATAAAGGAGTAGGATGGTGCCAAAGGATCGGAATCTGAACCCGAAGCGTTCACAAATTGCTGCCATGAGCCTCCGTCGACGCGGTATTCCCCAATCAAATAATCGTTACCATTGTCCATCTCGTCCTCATCGTCCACCCAGGTATCCATACTGAAGCTGATAACATCGTATCCAGAAATATTGATGGTGCTGGTTTGCCATATACCTTCTGCATCCAAGTTGCGAGCTCTTAGGGCATTGTTTCTGGTGGATAGCCTGTTGCCACGATTTGTGCTCCAGCTGCTGCCGGATGCCCCAGTGGCTGCTCCGTTTTCGGTACCGTTGGAATAGCTGTTAAAATTTTCACTCCAAAGCGTGGTCTGTGCAAAAGATAATGTGGTTCCTAAAAGAAAGAGTGCAAAAATGAGCATCCATCTTATGGGATAATGATTCTTCTTGTTAGTGAAGAAAGAGGTTGAGGCCATGTACTCCATTAATTAAGGTATAAATTTACATTTCAACGATTCGATGGAAAATATTTGTTGTGAACTGTCCCAAATCGGGTGTTAAACATTTAAATGTATTGGTTGCCTAGATTTGGCCAAGAGATGAATCACGAAGCATGCAAATGGTAATACACTGAAAAATAGTGGGGTCGGCCTTATTTTTGTTTTGGAATGGGTTGCACGGGCGATATTATTTGTTGTATATTTGCAAAACTGAACGGATATAAAAGTATTCATGAGGGGACCTTGAGTCCCCTCTTTTATTACTTATTTCTCATTTATGTTGAAGGATAAAGTGGAATTGTTGCTGAACAAGGCGTTGCAGGAAAACCCGTCCTTGTTCTTGGTCAACCTCACCATAGGTGCTGACAACAGCATCAAGGTGGTTTTGGATGGCGATGAGGGTGTCAGTTTGCAGGACTGTATGGATGTTAGCCGTGCCATTGAGCACAATTTGGACCGTGAAGAGGAGGATTTCTCCTTGGAAGTGACCTCGGCAGGAGCTACATCGCCTTTAACGTTGCCGCGTCAGTACAACAAAAATATTGGAAGAAAGTTACAGGTGAGAACCACCTCCGGGGAACTGGAGGGAACATTGGTGGAAGCCTCGGAAAATAGCATTACCCTGGAGTGGAAGGCACGTGAGCCGAAACCCGTGGGTAAAGGAAAAGTTACGGTACAGAAAAAGCAGGAAATCGCATTTTCTGATATTCAACAGGCAAAAGTTAAATTAAAATTTTAATTGTAGTAGAAAATGGAAAACCTAGCGCTCATCGAATCCTTTTCGGAATTTAAGGACGATAAGTTTATTGACAGGGTTACCCTTATGGCGATTTTGGAAGAAGTGTTCCGAAGTGCGCTCAAAAAGAAGTTTGGTTCTGACGACAATTTTGATATCATCATCAACCCGGACAAAGGGGATTTGGAAATCTGGAGGAATCGTGTGGTTGTCGAAGATGGTGAAGTGGAAGATCCAAACGAGGAGATTTCGTTGTCCGAAGCGCGTAAGATCGAGCCCGATTTTGAAGTGGGCGAAGATGTTTCGGAAGAGGTGAAACTTATCGATTTGGGAAGAAGGGCCATTTTGGCATTGCGCCAAAACCTGATTTCCAAGATCCATGAGCACGATAATACCACCATCTACAAGCAATTCAAGGATTTAGAAGGTGAAATATACACGGCTGAGGTACATCATATCCGTCACCGTGCCGTAATTTTGTTGGATGATGAAGGAAACGAAATCATCCTTCCAAAAGAAAAACAAATACCATCGGACTTTTTCCGCAAGGGAGACAACGTCCGCGGGATCATTGAGAGCGTAGAGCTCAAAGGGAACAAACCGGCCATCATTATGTCGAGAACCTCCCCCAAATTCTTGGAACAATTGTTTTTCCAAGAAATCCCGGAGGTTTTTGATGGATTGATTACCATTAAAAAAGCGGTTCGTATCCCAGGAGAGAAGGCCAAAGTGGCCGTGGACTCCTACGATGACAGAATCGACCCAGTTGGTGCCTGTGTAGGTATGAAGGGATCACGGATTCATGGAATTGTCCGCGAATTGGGCAATGAGAACATCGATGTGATCAACTGGACCAACAACCCCCAATTGATGGTAACAAGGGCGTTGAGTCCGGCGCGTGTGTCCTCGGTAAAACTGAACGATGAGAAAAAAACCGCCCAAGTATACCTTAAGCCAGAGGAAGTTTCCAAGGCTATCGGTAGGGGAGGTCATAATATACGATTGGCTGGTCAATTGACTGGTTATGAAATAGATGTGTTCCGTGAAGGTGTTGAGGAAGATGTGGAATTGACCGAGTTCTCGGACGAGATCGAAAGCTGGGTGATCGAAGAATTCAAGAAGATTGGATTGGATACCGCGCGCAGCGTTTTGGAACAGGATGTAAACGATTTGGTACAGCGTACCGATCTAGAAGAAGAAACAATCCAAGAGGTGGTTCGCATCCTCAAGGAAGAATTTGAAGATTAGGCTTATATTAGCAGCGAAAATTTAGGGCAAGTAAATTAATTTATGGCAGATAATCCAACAATACGACTTAATAAAGTTCTCAGAGAATTGAACATTTCACTGGATAGGGCGGTCGACTACCTGGCCTCGGAGGGGCATGAGGTAGAGGCTAGGCCTACCACTAAGATATCCAATGAAGTGTATCAGGTTCTGTTGGATGAGTTTCAAACAGATAAGAG is drawn from Flagellimonas sp. MMG031 and contains these coding sequences:
- a CDS encoding zinc-dependent metalloprotease codes for the protein MIKKLLIFGLFSLVLTHNAQAQLFGKKKNKNKKEATAEKPKKDKNGIKKYGDVITEDAVTDDGLFKVHQMEQDYFYEIPFDLLEKDMLWVSRIAQIPDNLGGGYVNAGSKTNEQVVHWQRYQNKILLRVKSYTNIADSTKAISNSVKVNNFEPILFAFDIKAFNADSTAAVIQVDKLFTTDVAAISGLSSRLRQRYKVKKLDQSRSFINSIKSFPENIEVKQDFTYDASEPPSFSDTGSISLQMNQSMILLPEEPMTPRLNDPRVGFFTVSQIDYGSPKLKADQKRYIRRWRLEPMDPEAYARGELVEPVKPIVYYLDPGTPENLQKYIKQGIEDWQKPFETAGFKNAIIAKDAPTPEEDPEFSPEDIRYSVVRYVASTTRNAVGPSVSDPRSGEIIESDIIWYHNHLRSYRNRYLLETGAANPSARTLDTPDEEIGEMMRMVIAHEVGHALGFPHNMAASYAYPVDSLRSGSFTQKNGIAASIMDYARYNYVAQPGDENIRFIRQMGPYDHYAVNWGYRWLPNIQEPEDEKATLNQWILEKADDPKFKYGRQSSYFDPQSQTECIGDDPIKASTYGIKNLKYVMTQLPSWTSDQTNDYDDLEELYGELLGVFNRYVRHVARNVGGVYENIKTPQQEGTVYTALSAKEQRKSMEWLHKNIFETPEWLLDTSVLQNIDHTAYFENVRRVQSSQLNQLMGLETLGRLINSETTQDDNYSAYEMLSDLRKGLWSEAYRSRNVELYRRNLQNTYLDYMADLLTDNDASNYNVETSDVRTLVRGELTTLKRTLNRAKNANVNTMTKYHYENAIAKIDELFDSE
- a CDS encoding YkgJ family cysteine cluster protein → MTLEQKVRSVERLFDQLEKETEQFQKNSGIGCVSGCGKCCTYPNIDASPLEFLPWAFHLFLSGKAEDALISLTENPGATCFILNPVSIIGKGHCGSYRHRGLICRLFGYAANRDKHGNLRLATCKVIKENQEENYLATQKAISEGMYVPVFTDYYMQLGQIDFQLGTKVMPINKALKMALEEVLQYYTYRPIPSSDKQCV
- a CDS encoding adenylate/guanylate cyclase domain-containing protein yields the protein MDVFRNPKTLHHLKRILPFGIIWLVLSWFILLIESMATGYENQRPETDITVTWSILLFASLAVFLVGILMGSVEVLWMGKRFKSKSFGQKILYKMGFYILFMLLINLITFPIAASIESNSSLLDHQVWEKFANYISSTTFLSTMVSLSFSIFVSLIYAGISEHLGHNVLLNFFSGKYHKPKEESRVFMFLDMKSSTSLAEQLGHKAYFRFLSDYYNQLSDAIIQFRGEVYQYVGDEIVITWKEKDGLHNQNCIRCFIAMKLSLQQKSDYFSTTYGMVPSFRAGLHLGKVTTGEIGALKKEIFFTGDVLNVTARIQKLCKSLEQDLLVSGDLVGELPKSDALTFTSLGKMELEGRQEVVELFAHNNGIF
- a CDS encoding PA14 domain-containing protein, coding for MLIFALFLLGTTLSFAQTTLWSENFNSYSNGTENGAATGASGSSWSTNRGNRLSTRNNALRARNLDAEGIWQTSTINISGYDVISFSMDTWVDDEDEMDNGNDYLIGEYRVDGGSWQQFVNASGSDSDPLAPSYSFIIPVTGNSDLEVRVRMDNDNNDEQYFIDNVLVEGTSGICNGEVDFEFYDSTPSGNTVDNIPTSGFLGSGTYTSFDVDALQNQEDPGDNNTFSIRYSGFIQIDTPGTYTFFTTSDDGSKLYINGTEVVDNDGLHGSQERSGTISLTAGLHDITVLFFENSGGETLTVQYQGPSISKQNIPFSKLYSTCSVGSADLDGDGVDDVADVDDDNDGILDIDECGGASGNFVQNATNLQFFTNPSNAEGNPGTSFAANAVSTYQGQSEILLQFAQPVPVGTSVSVFLGADPAVSSTDMQIQRSSAGGGNDGWLAGANGTTPGSIREVTFTVNGTSLQYIKVIAWQVGARVYGASYGGSVDCTTVDTDGDGIPNYQDLDSDGDGIPDNLEAQTSLAYTAPSGSDSNGNGLDNAYEGSGLSPVDTDGDGTPDFMDTDSDNDGTPDTTEATLTLAGSDSDGDGLDNATDTTTGYDDPGGTIDNPLNTNGGSILLPDSDGDVASGGDLDFRDDTFDDNEPPSITATGNQTFCPGDTIPVVESVEITDPDSSTLDAVYVQVTSNYDVSGDVLSLTGTHPNISATWDTSEGRLLLNGPATLAEFEAAISAVVFETTATVTAGETRTFSIVMNEANYLESTGHYYEYIPSEGITWTAARDAAALRTFYGLQGYLATISVQDESDLLGSQAPGAGWIGASDAALEGDWYWVTGPEAGTLFWRGGAGGTAFSYEFWNSGEPNNSGNEDYAHITAPGVGLPGSWNDLSNTGANSGVYQPKGYLVEYGGMPGDPPYPDLAATTTITVESVAPTASAPAPVTVHCTDDIPTSDINLITDEADNCDPNPTVTFVSDVSDGGSNPETITRTYRITDAAGNSLDVEQTITVAPFTIDTQPTNQTVVIGNNGSFTVSASNVDTYQWEVSTDGGSNFAPIIDGSEYSGTQTATLTVLSPDSNKDGYLFRVLVSNSSGSCTPLTSDEATLTMKAGRVITNRGVTYRVNKN
- the rimP gene encoding ribosome assembly cofactor RimP, whose amino-acid sequence is MLKDKVELLLNKALQENPSLFLVNLTIGADNSIKVVLDGDEGVSLQDCMDVSRAIEHNLDREEEDFSLEVTSAGATSPLTLPRQYNKNIGRKLQVRTTSGELEGTLVEASENSITLEWKAREPKPVGKGKVTVQKKQEIAFSDIQQAKVKLKF
- the nusA gene encoding transcription termination factor NusA translates to MENLALIESFSEFKDDKFIDRVTLMAILEEVFRSALKKKFGSDDNFDIIINPDKGDLEIWRNRVVVEDGEVEDPNEEISLSEARKIEPDFEVGEDVSEEVKLIDLGRRAILALRQNLISKIHEHDNTTIYKQFKDLEGEIYTAEVHHIRHRAVILLDDEGNEIILPKEKQIPSDFFRKGDNVRGIIESVELKGNKPAIIMSRTSPKFLEQLFFQEIPEVFDGLITIKKAVRIPGEKAKVAVDSYDDRIDPVGACVGMKGSRIHGIVRELGNENIDVINWTNNPQLMVTRALSPARVSSVKLNDEKKTAQVYLKPEEVSKAIGRGGHNIRLAGQLTGYEIDVFREGVEEDVELTEFSDEIESWVIEEFKKIGLDTARSVLEQDVNDLVQRTDLEEETIQEVVRILKEEFED